A region of Athene noctua chromosome 12, bAthNoc1.hap1.1, whole genome shotgun sequence DNA encodes the following proteins:
- the STK32A gene encoding serine/threonine-protein kinase 32A isoform X2: MYAMKYMNKQKCVERNEVRNVFKELQIMQGLEHPFLVNLWYSFQDEEDMFMVVDLLLGGDLRYHLQQNVRFQEGTVKLFICELVLALDYLQSRHIIHRDIKPDNILLDEHGHVHITDFNIATMLTKEIQVTTIAGTKPYMAPEMFNSTKPTGYSFAVDWWSLGITAYELLRTRRPYHIRSNTSINEMAHVLRTVPVMYPAAWSAGMVALLSRLLEPNPEKRFSQLKDIQDFPYLSDVNWDAVLQKRMTPEFIPTKGRLNCDPTFELEEMILESKPLHKKKKRLAKKEKDTSKSNSSQACHLQKHLEMLQRDFIVFNREKVRHRCSDSQETITLPKSRGTYKEGSQNNHL, encoded by the exons GTGAGAAATGTTTTCAAGGAGCTGCAGATTATGCAGGGCCTGGAACACCCCTTCCTCGTTAATTTATG GTACTCGTTCCAGGATGAAGAAGATATGTTTATGGTTGTAGACCTGCTGCTTGGAGGGGACCTGCGTTACCATCTCCAACAAAATGTGCGGTTCCAAGAAGGCACCGTGAAACTCTTCATCTGTGAGCTGGTGCTGGCCCTTGACTACCTCCAGAGCAGGCACATCATCCACAG AGACATCAAGCCTGACAACATTTTACTGGATGAGCATG GACACGTGCACATCACCGATTTCAATATTGCCACGATGCTGACTAAGGAAATACAAGTCACCACCATTGCTGGCACGAAGCCGTATATGG CACCTGAAATGTTTAACTCCACAAAACCCACCGGCTATTCCTTCGCCGTGGACTGGTGGTCCCTGGGGATCACTGCCTACGAGCTGCTCAGGACCCGG AGGCCGTATCACATTCGCTCCAACACTTCCATAAATGAAATGGCTCACGTGTTGAGGACGGTGCCGGTGATGTACCCTGCCGCCTGGTCCGCGGGGATGGTGGCTCTGCTCAGCAGG TTGCTTGAGCCGAACCCCGAGAAGCGTTTTTCTCAGCTGAAGGATATCCAGGACTTTCCATACCTGTCAGATGTGAACTGGGATGCTGTTCTCCAGAAAAGGATGACGCCAGAATTCATTCCCACG AAAGGCAGACTGAACTGTGACCCAACCTTTGAACTGGAAGAAATGATCCTAGAATCCAAACctcttcacaagaaaaaaaagcgCTTGGCTAAGAAGGAGAAAGACACCAGCAAAAGCAATTCCTCCCAG GCCTGCCACCTTCAAAAGCACCTAGAGATGCTCCAGAGGGACTTCATTGTTTTCAACAGAGAAAA GGTGAGGCACCGCTGCAGCGACAGCCAGGAGACCATCACGCTGCCCAAAAGCAGAGGCACGTACAAGGAGGGCAGCCAGAACAACCACCTCTGA